TGGCCTTATAAAACAGATGATGGCCGCAAAGCTAAGCCATCATTATGGTCTTTATCTAAATATCAGTATCGTTTAAGTATAACTCAGGTTAACTCACGATTTAGTCTTCTTCGAATTGAGGACCTGCATAATTATCAAACCGAGACCAATGGCCTTGGAAAGTGAGCCTCACACGCCCAATAGGGCCGTTACGCTGCTTACCTATGATAATTTCTGCAGTGCCTTTATCTTCAGAGTCATCATGATAAACCTCATCACGGTAAATAAACATGATCAAATCTGCATCCTGCTCGATAGAGCCTGATTCACGTAAGTCAGAGTTTACCGGGCGTTTATCAGAACGTTGCTCCAGCGATCGGTTAAGCTGCGATAATGCAATAACAGGGATCTCTAACTCTTTGGCTAACGCCTTAAGTGAGCGAGAAATCTCGGCAATTTCTAAGGTACGATTATCTTTTAACGCTGGCACTTGCATTAATTGAAGGTAATCGATCATGATCATCGACAAACCGCCATATTCACGAGCAATACGGCGGGCACGACTACGGACTTCGGTTGGTGTTAAGCCCGAACTATCATCAATGTACATTTTGCCCTGCTCAAGCATAATGCCCATAGTAGATGACACCCTTGCCCAATCTTCATCATCTAGCTGACCAGTACGAATTTTAGTTTGATCTACCCGTCCAAGGGAGGCCAACATACGCATCATAATCTGTTCTGAAGGCATCTCAAGACTGAAAATAAGCACCGGCTTTTCTTCGTTCATGGCTGCTTGTTCACACAAGTTCATCGCAAAGGTTGTTTTACCCATAGATGGACGGGCCGCCACAATAATTAAGTCGCCAGATTGGAAACCTGCTGTCATACGATCAAGATCAGTAAAACCACTAGAAACCCCTGTCACACCGTTATGCGGGTTATTATAAAGCTGCTCAATTTTATCAACGGTTTTTTCAAGAATGGATTTAATGCCTTCAGGACCTTCACTTGAATTCGCTCTAGACTCAGCAATTTTGAACACTTTGCTTTCAGCT
This Shewanella aestuarii DNA region includes the following protein-coding sequences:
- the dnaB gene encoding replicative DNA helicase — protein: MAQQPNIFKARNRQKDVEVNALKLPPHSIEAEQSVLGGLMLDADAWDRVAEAVVAEDFYSRSHRMIFNAMQRLMEHGQPIDLITVSEQLEIENQLEDAGGFAYLGEIAKNTPSAGNILSYADIVRERAVVRDMIGVAHEIADAGYNPEGRDSSELLDLAESKVFKIAESRANSSEGPEGIKSILEKTVDKIEQLYNNPHNGVTGVSSGFTDLDRMTAGFQSGDLIIVAARPSMGKTTFAMNLCEQAAMNEEKPVLIFSLEMPSEQIMMRMLASLGRVDQTKIRTGQLDDEDWARVSSTMGIMLEQGKMYIDDSSGLTPTEVRSRARRIAREYGGLSMIMIDYLQLMQVPALKDNRTLEIAEISRSLKALAKELEIPVIALSQLNRSLEQRSDKRPVNSDLRESGSIEQDADLIMFIYRDEVYHDDSEDKGTAEIIIGKQRNGPIGRVRLTFQGHWSRFDNYAGPQFEED